In Anas platyrhynchos isolate ZD024472 breed Pekin duck chromosome 7, IASCAAS_PekinDuck_T2T, whole genome shotgun sequence, one genomic interval encodes:
- the MBD5 gene encoding methyl-CpG-binding domain protein 5 isoform X4 translates to MNGGKECDGGDTDGGPPAVQVPVGWQRRVDQSGVLYISPSGSLLSCLEQVKTYLLTDGTCKCGLECPLVLPKVFNFDPGAAVKQRTAEDVKADEDVTKLCIHKRKIIAVATLHKSMEAPHPSLVLTSPGGGTSATPVVPTRAATPRSMRNKSHEGITNSVMPECKTPFKLMIGASNAMGRLYVQEMAGSQQQELHSVYPRQRLGSNELGQKSPYRGSHGGMPSPASSGSQIYGDGSISPRTDPLGSPDVFTRNNPSFHGAPNSSPIHMNRTPLSPPSVMLHGSPIQSSCAMAGRTNIPLSPTLTTKSPVMKKTMCNFSTGMEIPRAMFHHKPPQGPPPPPPPPSCALQKKPLTSEKDPLGILDPIPSKPVNQNPVIINPTTFHSNVHSQVPVMNVSMPPAVVPLPSNLPLPTVKPGHMNHGSHVQRVQHSASTSLSPSPVTSPVHMMGSGIGRIEASPQRSRSSSTSSDHGNFLLPPVGPQSSCTGMKVPPRSPRSTIGSPRPSMPSSPSTKHDGLNQYKDIPNPLIAGMSNVLNPPNNAVFSTASAGSGSLKSQPGLLGMPLNQILNQHNAASFPASSLLSAAAKAQLANQNKLAGNNNNSSSNSGPVASGGNNEGHSTLNTMFPPAANVLLPTTEGQSGRAALRDKLMSQQKDPLRKRKQPTTTVLSLLRQSQLESSGVSKAGSDLIRKQSQSSFPISSMSQLLQSMSCQSSHMSSNSTTSCGSSNTVLPCSGNQMHFADTSMNSGTLQNSLAQSLPLQGEGLHCQNTNTNFVHGTSPGTTNHLAGLINQMQASGNCGMLNQSGMALGNSLHPNPPQSRIQASSTPVIPNSIASSCNQTSPEAGGSGPSSSIAIAGTSQPAITKTTSVLQDGVIVTTAAGNPLQSQLPIGSDFPFAGHEHSLHFPQNSSSNNNLPHSLNQNLLSSLPISLPVNQQHLLNQNLLNILQPSAGEGDMSSINTTLNNHQLSHLQSLLNNNQMFPSNQQQQHLLQGYQNMQGFQGQPPVPGPANNPNPMACLFQNFQVRMQEDAAVLNKRMITQMGMAPVPESSNTMLPPFQETSCDLQQRTEPSLGQQAKDNLNVAAQGDTSVDAIYKAVVDAASKGMQVVITTAVSSTTQMSPIPALSAMSAFTASIGDPLNLSSAVSAVIHGRNIAVSDHEGRIRNTRGTRILKNSEHGKNSSEGDGYEYYKSTSCNTPKKQWEGEQSPVSEINRWKCDEFLDHSAHIHSSPCHERPNNISTLPLLQGEQHQILLSQRNCQSDKMLEENFRYNNYKRTMMSFKERLENTVERCAHINGNRPQQNRGFGELLNTSKQDLILEEQSPSSSNSLESSLVKDYIHYNGDFNAKSINGCVPSPSDAKSISSEDDLRNPDSPSSNELIHYRPRTFNVGDLVWGQIKGLTSWPGKLVREEEVHNSCQQNAEEGKVEPEKLKTLTEGLEAYNRARKRNRKSGKLNNHLEAAIHEAMSELDKMSGNVHQIPQGDRQVKPPKPKRRKISR, encoded by the exons atgaatggTGGAAAGGAGTGTGACGGAGGGGACACGGACGGAGGGCCACCAGCAGTGCAAGTTCCCGTTGGTTGGCAGCGACGGGTGGACCAAAGTGGAGTGCTCTATATCAG tCCCAGTGGGTCTTTATTATCCTGCTTGGAGCAGGTGAAGACTTACTTGCTGACTGATGGAACATGCAAGTGTGGCCTAGAATGTCCTCTTGTTCTTCCCAAG GTCTTTAATTTTGATCCTGGAGCTGCTGTGAAGCAGAGAACTGCTGAAGATGTTAAAGCGGACGAAGATGTCACCAAACTATGCatacataaaaggaaaattattgcTGTGGCTACACTTCATAAAAGCATGGAAGCACCACATCCTTCACTAGTTCTAACCAGTCCTGGTGGTGGAACAA GTGCAACTCCGGTAGTTCCTACTCGAGCAGCAACTCCGAGATCGATGAGGAATAAATCACATGAAGGAATTACAAATTCTGTGATGCCAGAATGTAAGACTCCTTTCAAGTTGATGATTGGGGCATCTAATGCCATGGGTAGGCTTTATGTGCAAGAAATGGCTGGAAGCCAGCAACAAGAACTTCATTCTGTCTATCCTAGGCAGAGATTGGGTAGTAATGAACTTGGACAGAAGTCTCCATATCGTGGCAGTCATGGTGGGATGCCCAGTCCAGCTTCATCAGGATCGCAGATATATGGAGATGGCTCCATCTCTCCTAGGACTGACCCACTTGGAAGCCCTGATGTTTTCACGAGGAACAATCCCAGCTTTCATGGAGCACCCAACTCAAGTCCTATTCACATGAACAGGACACCTCTGTCTCCACCATCAGTAATGCTACATGGTTCTCCCATACAGTCATCCTGTGCAATGGCTGGAAGGACTAATATACCTCTTTCCCCAACCTTGaccacaaaaagccccgtaatgAAAAAAACCATGTGTAATTTTTCAACTGGTATGGAAATACCACGAGCAATGTTCCACCATAAACCGCCCCAAGGTCCacccccacctcctccaccgcctTCTTGTGCTCTTCAGAAAAAGCCATTAACATCAGAAAAGGATCCACTTGGCATTCTTGACCCTATTCCTAGCAAACCAGTCAATCAGAACCCTGTTATCATTAACCCAACTACTTTCCATTCAAATGTCCACTCTCAGGTACCCGTGATGAATGTAAGCATGCCTCCTGCTGTCGTCCCTTTGCCAAGTAACCTTCCTTTGCCAACGGTAAAACCCGGTCACATGAACCATGGAAGTCATGTTCAAAGAGTTCAGCACTCGGCTTCGACCTCGCTGTCTCCTTCGCCGGTGACGTCCCCCGTTCATATGATGGGCTCCGGGATCGGAAGGATCGAGGCTTCTCCCCAAAGATCACGTTCTTCTTCCACGTCATCAGATCATGGAAATTTCCTGCTGCCTCCAGTAGGACCGCAGTCGTCTTGTACTGGTATGAAAGTTCCTCCCCGGTCCCCAAGGTCAACAATAGGGTCACCAAGACCATCTATGCCATCTAGCCCTTCCACCAAGCACGATGGACTTAATCAATACAAGGACATCCCTAACCCATTAATTGCTGGAATGAGTAATGTGTTAAATCCTCCAAACAATGCAGTTTTTTCTACTGCATCGGCTGGAAGTGGTTCGTTGAAGAGTCAGCCTGGTTTGCTGGGAATGCCTTTAAATCAGATCTTGAACCAGCACAATGCTGCCTCTTTTCCAGCAAGTAGTTTActctcagcagcagccaaaGCACAGCTAGCAAATCAAAATAAACTTGCTGGTAACAACAATAACAGCAGTAGCAATTCTGGACCTGTTGCCAGCGGTGGCAACAACGAAGGACATAGCACTTTAAATACCAtgttccctcctgctgccaatGTGCTTCTACCAACGACTGAAGGGCAAAGTGGTCGAGCAGCGCTGAGAGATAAGTTGATGTCTCAGCAGAAAGATCctctgagaaaaagaaagcagccaACCACCACGGTGTTGAGTTTGCTGAGACAGTCTCAGTTGGAGAGCTCTGGAGTTTCCAAAGCTGGATCTGATTTGATAAGAAAGCAAAGTCAAAGCTCGTTTCCCATCAGCTCTATGTCCCAGTTACTTCAGTCCATGAGTTGTCAAAGCTCCCACATGAGCAGCAATAGTACCACCAGTTGTGGGAGCTCAAATACTGTCTTGCCTTGCTCTGGTAACCAGATGCATTTTGCAGACACCAGTATGAATTCTGGCACTCTTCAGAACTCGCTGGCGCAGAGCTTACCGTTACAAGGGGAAGGGCTGCACTGCCAGAACACAAACACTAACTTTGTCCATGGTACTAGCCCAGGCACAACCAACCATCTCGCAGGTTTAATAAATCAGATGCAGGCTAGCGGGAACTGTGGGATGCTCAATCAGTCAGGAATGGCTTTAGGAAATTCATTACATCCGAACCCACCTCAGTCAAGAATCCAGGCATCCTCCACTCCAGTGATACCAAACAGCATTGCTAGCAGCTGTAATCAAACAAGTCCTGAAGCAG GGGGTTCAGGACCGTCATCATCAATAGCCATAGCTGGCACCAGCCAACCTGCCATCACAAAGACAACATCTGTTCTTCAGGATGGTGTTATAGTCACTACTGCAGCTGGAAACCCACTTCAGAGCCAGCTGCCCATCGGGAGCGATTTCCCTTTCGCTGGCCACGAACACTCGCTTCATTTCCCGCAGAACAGCTCTTCAAACAACAATCTTCCACATTCTTTGAATCAAAACCTCCTCAGTTCTCTACCTATCTCTTTGCCAGTGAATCAGCAACATCTCCTAAACCAGAATCTATTAAATATACTGCAGCCTTCAGCAGGAGAAG GTGACATGTCATCTATAAACACTACTTTGAATAACCATCAACTGAGTCATCTCCAGTCGCTATTAAACAACAATCAGATGTTTCCTTCAAAtcagcagcaacagcacctTCTCCAGGGGTATCAGAACATGCAGGGCTTTCAAGGCCAGCCCCCAGTTCCTGGCCCGGCTAACAACCCAAACCCCATGGCATGTCTGTTCCAAAATTTCCAG gtgaGAATGCAGGAAGATGCTGCTGTCCTAAACAAAAGGATGATCACTCAGATGGGAATGGCACCAGTTCCCGAGAGCTCCAACACTATGCTTCCTCCTTTCCAAGAAACATCTTGTGATTTGCAGCAAAGAACTGAACCATCTCTTGGACAACAGGCAAAGGATAACCTCAACGTCGCTGCTCAGGGTGATACATCAGTGGACGCTATCTACAAAGCAGTTGTAGATGCTGCAAGCAAGGGAATGCAAGTAGTAATCACCACTGCCGTAAGCAGTACAACACAAATGAGTCCCATTCCAGCTTTGAGTGCCATGAGTGCCTTCACAGCCTCAATTGGTGACCCATTAAATCTTTCTAGTGCTGTCAGTGCAGTAATCCATGGGAGAAACATTGCTGTTTCTGATCACGAAGGTAGGATAAGGAACACTAGAGGAACGCGAATACTGAAGAACTCAGAGCATGGTAAAAATTCAAGTGAAGGGGATGGGTATGAATATTACAAATCAACAAGTTGTAACACACCCAAAAAACAGTGGGAAGGGGAGCAAAGTCCTGTCAGTGAgataaacagatggaaatgtgATGAGTTTCTAGACCACTCTGCACATATCCATAGTAGTCCTTGTCACGAAAGGCCCAATAACATCTCCACACTGCCATTATTACAAGGCGAGCAGCATCAGATACTGCTATCACAGCGAAACTGTCAAAGTGATAAAATGTTGGAGGAGAATTTCAGGTATAACAATTACAAAAGAACTATGATGAGTTTTAAGGAAAGACTGGAGAACACTGTGGAACGATGTGCACACATAAATGGAAATAGGCCTCAGCAGAACAGAGGATTTGGGGAGTTGCTGAACACTTCTAAACAAGACCTGATTCTGGAAGAGCAATCTCCAAGTTCCTCAAATAGCTTGGAAAGTTCATTAGTTAAAGACTATATCCATTACAATGGAGATTTTAATGCCAAAAGCATTAATGGGTGTGTGCCTAGCCCTTCAGATGCTAAAAGCATCAGTAGTGAAGATGACCTAAGGAATCCAGATTCCCCTTCTTCAAACGAGCTGATACATTACAGGCCGAGGACGTTTAATGTTGGCGACTTGGTCTGGGGCCAAATCAAAGGACTGACTTCATGGCCTGGAAAACTAGTAAGAGAAGAAGAAGTTCACAATTCATGTCAACAAAACGCTGAGGAGGGGaag
- the MBD5 gene encoding methyl-CpG-binding domain protein 5 isoform X3 produces the protein MNGGKECDGGDTDGGPPAVQVPVGWQRRVDQSGVLYISPSGSLLSCLEQVKTYLLTDGTCKCGLECPLVLPKVFNFDPGAAVKQRTAEDVKADEDVTKLCIHKRKIIAVATLHKSMEAPHPSLVLTSPGGGTSATPVVPTRAATPRSMRNKSHEGITNSVMPECKTPFKLMIGASNAMGRLYVQEMAGSQQQELHSVYPRQRLGSNELGQKSPYRGSHGGMPSPASSGSQIYGDGSISPRTDPLGSPDVFTRNNPSFHGAPNSSPIHMNRTPLSPPSVMLHGSPIQSSCAMAGRTNIPLSPTLTTKSPVMKKTMCNFSTGMEIPRAMFHHKPPQGPPPPPPPPSCALQKKPLTSEKDPLGILDPIPSKPVNQNPVIINPTTFHSNVHSQVPVMNVSMPPAVVPLPSNLPLPTVKPGHMNHGSHVQRVQHSASTSLSPSPVTSPVHMMGSGIGRIEASPQRSRSSSTSSDHGNFLLPPVGPQSSCTGMKVPPRSPRSTIGSPRPSMPSSPSTKHDGLNQYKDIPNPLIAGMSNVLNPPNNAVFSTASAGSGSLKSQPGLLGMPLNQILNQHNAASFPASSLLSAAAKAQLANQNKLAGNNNNSSSNSGPVASGGNNEGHSTLNTMFPPAANVLLPTTEGQSGRAALRDKLMSQQKDPLRKRKQPTTTVLSLLRQSQLESSGVSKAGSDLIRKQSQSSFPISSMSQLLQSMSCQSSHMSSNSTTSCGSSNTVLPCSGNQMHFADTSMNSGTLQNSLAQSLPLQGEGLHCQNTNTNFVHGTSPGTTNHLAGLINQMQASGNCGMLNQSGMALGNSLHPNPPQSRIQASSTPVIPNSIASSCNQTSPEAGGSGPSSSIAIAGTSQPAITKTTSVLQDGVIVTTAAGNPLQSQLPIGSDFPFAGHEHSLHFPQNSSSNNNLPHSLNQNLLSSLPISLPVNQQHLLNQNLLNILQPSAGEGDMSSINTTLNNHQLSHLQSLLNNNQMFPSNQQQQHLLQGYQNMQGFQGQPPVPGPANNPNPMACLFQNFQVRMQEDAAVLNKRMITQMGMAPVPESSNTMLPPFQETSCDLQQRTEPSLGQQAKDNLNVAAQGDTSVDAIYKAVVDAASKGMQVVITTAVSSTTQMSPIPALSAMSAFTASIGDPLNLSSAVSAVIHGRNIAVSDHEGRIRNTRGTRILKNSEHGKNSSEGDGYEYYKSTSCNTPKKQWEGEQSPVSEINRWKCDEFLDHSAHIHSSPCHERPNNISTLPLLQGEQHQILLSQRNCQSDKMLEENFRYNNYKRTMMSFKERLENTVERCAHINGNRPQQNRGFGELLNTSKQDLILEEQSPSSSNSLESSLVKDYIHYNGDFNAKSINGCVPSPSDAKSISSEDDLRNPDSPSSNELIHYRPRTFNVGDLVWGQIKGLTSWPGKLVREEEVHNSCQQNAEEGKVWVMWFGVHTFTQVEPEKLKTLTEGLEAYNRARKRNRKSGKLNNHLEAAIHEAMSELDKMSGNVHQIPQGDRQVKPPKPKRRKISR, from the exons atgaatggTGGAAAGGAGTGTGACGGAGGGGACACGGACGGAGGGCCACCAGCAGTGCAAGTTCCCGTTGGTTGGCAGCGACGGGTGGACCAAAGTGGAGTGCTCTATATCAG tCCCAGTGGGTCTTTATTATCCTGCTTGGAGCAGGTGAAGACTTACTTGCTGACTGATGGAACATGCAAGTGTGGCCTAGAATGTCCTCTTGTTCTTCCCAAG GTCTTTAATTTTGATCCTGGAGCTGCTGTGAAGCAGAGAACTGCTGAAGATGTTAAAGCGGACGAAGATGTCACCAAACTATGCatacataaaaggaaaattattgcTGTGGCTACACTTCATAAAAGCATGGAAGCACCACATCCTTCACTAGTTCTAACCAGTCCTGGTGGTGGAACAA GTGCAACTCCGGTAGTTCCTACTCGAGCAGCAACTCCGAGATCGATGAGGAATAAATCACATGAAGGAATTACAAATTCTGTGATGCCAGAATGTAAGACTCCTTTCAAGTTGATGATTGGGGCATCTAATGCCATGGGTAGGCTTTATGTGCAAGAAATGGCTGGAAGCCAGCAACAAGAACTTCATTCTGTCTATCCTAGGCAGAGATTGGGTAGTAATGAACTTGGACAGAAGTCTCCATATCGTGGCAGTCATGGTGGGATGCCCAGTCCAGCTTCATCAGGATCGCAGATATATGGAGATGGCTCCATCTCTCCTAGGACTGACCCACTTGGAAGCCCTGATGTTTTCACGAGGAACAATCCCAGCTTTCATGGAGCACCCAACTCAAGTCCTATTCACATGAACAGGACACCTCTGTCTCCACCATCAGTAATGCTACATGGTTCTCCCATACAGTCATCCTGTGCAATGGCTGGAAGGACTAATATACCTCTTTCCCCAACCTTGaccacaaaaagccccgtaatgAAAAAAACCATGTGTAATTTTTCAACTGGTATGGAAATACCACGAGCAATGTTCCACCATAAACCGCCCCAAGGTCCacccccacctcctccaccgcctTCTTGTGCTCTTCAGAAAAAGCCATTAACATCAGAAAAGGATCCACTTGGCATTCTTGACCCTATTCCTAGCAAACCAGTCAATCAGAACCCTGTTATCATTAACCCAACTACTTTCCATTCAAATGTCCACTCTCAGGTACCCGTGATGAATGTAAGCATGCCTCCTGCTGTCGTCCCTTTGCCAAGTAACCTTCCTTTGCCAACGGTAAAACCCGGTCACATGAACCATGGAAGTCATGTTCAAAGAGTTCAGCACTCGGCTTCGACCTCGCTGTCTCCTTCGCCGGTGACGTCCCCCGTTCATATGATGGGCTCCGGGATCGGAAGGATCGAGGCTTCTCCCCAAAGATCACGTTCTTCTTCCACGTCATCAGATCATGGAAATTTCCTGCTGCCTCCAGTAGGACCGCAGTCGTCTTGTACTGGTATGAAAGTTCCTCCCCGGTCCCCAAGGTCAACAATAGGGTCACCAAGACCATCTATGCCATCTAGCCCTTCCACCAAGCACGATGGACTTAATCAATACAAGGACATCCCTAACCCATTAATTGCTGGAATGAGTAATGTGTTAAATCCTCCAAACAATGCAGTTTTTTCTACTGCATCGGCTGGAAGTGGTTCGTTGAAGAGTCAGCCTGGTTTGCTGGGAATGCCTTTAAATCAGATCTTGAACCAGCACAATGCTGCCTCTTTTCCAGCAAGTAGTTTActctcagcagcagccaaaGCACAGCTAGCAAATCAAAATAAACTTGCTGGTAACAACAATAACAGCAGTAGCAATTCTGGACCTGTTGCCAGCGGTGGCAACAACGAAGGACATAGCACTTTAAATACCAtgttccctcctgctgccaatGTGCTTCTACCAACGACTGAAGGGCAAAGTGGTCGAGCAGCGCTGAGAGATAAGTTGATGTCTCAGCAGAAAGATCctctgagaaaaagaaagcagccaACCACCACGGTGTTGAGTTTGCTGAGACAGTCTCAGTTGGAGAGCTCTGGAGTTTCCAAAGCTGGATCTGATTTGATAAGAAAGCAAAGTCAAAGCTCGTTTCCCATCAGCTCTATGTCCCAGTTACTTCAGTCCATGAGTTGTCAAAGCTCCCACATGAGCAGCAATAGTACCACCAGTTGTGGGAGCTCAAATACTGTCTTGCCTTGCTCTGGTAACCAGATGCATTTTGCAGACACCAGTATGAATTCTGGCACTCTTCAGAACTCGCTGGCGCAGAGCTTACCGTTACAAGGGGAAGGGCTGCACTGCCAGAACACAAACACTAACTTTGTCCATGGTACTAGCCCAGGCACAACCAACCATCTCGCAGGTTTAATAAATCAGATGCAGGCTAGCGGGAACTGTGGGATGCTCAATCAGTCAGGAATGGCTTTAGGAAATTCATTACATCCGAACCCACCTCAGTCAAGAATCCAGGCATCCTCCACTCCAGTGATACCAAACAGCATTGCTAGCAGCTGTAATCAAACAAGTCCTGAAGCAG GGGGTTCAGGACCGTCATCATCAATAGCCATAGCTGGCACCAGCCAACCTGCCATCACAAAGACAACATCTGTTCTTCAGGATGGTGTTATAGTCACTACTGCAGCTGGAAACCCACTTCAGAGCCAGCTGCCCATCGGGAGCGATTTCCCTTTCGCTGGCCACGAACACTCGCTTCATTTCCCGCAGAACAGCTCTTCAAACAACAATCTTCCACATTCTTTGAATCAAAACCTCCTCAGTTCTCTACCTATCTCTTTGCCAGTGAATCAGCAACATCTCCTAAACCAGAATCTATTAAATATACTGCAGCCTTCAGCAGGAGAAG GTGACATGTCATCTATAAACACTACTTTGAATAACCATCAACTGAGTCATCTCCAGTCGCTATTAAACAACAATCAGATGTTTCCTTCAAAtcagcagcaacagcacctTCTCCAGGGGTATCAGAACATGCAGGGCTTTCAAGGCCAGCCCCCAGTTCCTGGCCCGGCTAACAACCCAAACCCCATGGCATGTCTGTTCCAAAATTTCCAG gtgaGAATGCAGGAAGATGCTGCTGTCCTAAACAAAAGGATGATCACTCAGATGGGAATGGCACCAGTTCCCGAGAGCTCCAACACTATGCTTCCTCCTTTCCAAGAAACATCTTGTGATTTGCAGCAAAGAACTGAACCATCTCTTGGACAACAGGCAAAGGATAACCTCAACGTCGCTGCTCAGGGTGATACATCAGTGGACGCTATCTACAAAGCAGTTGTAGATGCTGCAAGCAAGGGAATGCAAGTAGTAATCACCACTGCCGTAAGCAGTACAACACAAATGAGTCCCATTCCAGCTTTGAGTGCCATGAGTGCCTTCACAGCCTCAATTGGTGACCCATTAAATCTTTCTAGTGCTGTCAGTGCAGTAATCCATGGGAGAAACATTGCTGTTTCTGATCACGAAGGTAGGATAAGGAACACTAGAGGAACGCGAATACTGAAGAACTCAGAGCATGGTAAAAATTCAAGTGAAGGGGATGGGTATGAATATTACAAATCAACAAGTTGTAACACACCCAAAAAACAGTGGGAAGGGGAGCAAAGTCCTGTCAGTGAgataaacagatggaaatgtgATGAGTTTCTAGACCACTCTGCACATATCCATAGTAGTCCTTGTCACGAAAGGCCCAATAACATCTCCACACTGCCATTATTACAAGGCGAGCAGCATCAGATACTGCTATCACAGCGAAACTGTCAAAGTGATAAAATGTTGGAGGAGAATTTCAGGTATAACAATTACAAAAGAACTATGATGAGTTTTAAGGAAAGACTGGAGAACACTGTGGAACGATGTGCACACATAAATGGAAATAGGCCTCAGCAGAACAGAGGATTTGGGGAGTTGCTGAACACTTCTAAACAAGACCTGATTCTGGAAGAGCAATCTCCAAGTTCCTCAAATAGCTTGGAAAGTTCATTAGTTAAAGACTATATCCATTACAATGGAGATTTTAATGCCAAAAGCATTAATGGGTGTGTGCCTAGCCCTTCAGATGCTAAAAGCATCAGTAGTGAAGATGACCTAAGGAATCCAGATTCCCCTTCTTCAAACGAGCTGATACATTACAGGCCGAGGACGTTTAATGTTGGCGACTTGGTCTGGGGCCAAATCAAAGGACTGACTTCATGGCCTGGAAAACTAGTAAGAGAAGAAGAAGTTCACAATTCATGTCAACAAAACGCTGAGGAGGGGaag